Proteins from a single region of Catenulispora acidiphila DSM 44928:
- a CDS encoding cell wall-binding repeat-containing protein, with protein MSRSIGFGLALVAVLGTGLGPIAPVHADPAASPAKLSHVSPLFQPSLTVTAQNDHGLIAVTMPAAGGQYSLSMGDGTTLRGADNQPEIYYTYQASGRYLVQLADTDAGGSTGTAAVWVDVTVATAPPLAHAVARISGGDRYATAIAVSRTAWTGGSAKAVVLARGDKYPDALSGVPLAAHVGGPLLLTDPTVLDTATRAEIDRVLGGPASGRTVYILGGTAAISPGVEKGLVSAGYHVVRYSGADRAGTALAVAQQAFTSAPGALIATDTDFADALAAGPLAAALGEPILLTGQWTISDGAWNWLQQHPRVGTVGEPALAVISERAMHGWGNIRANDGFQGPDRYTTALAVAHAMIDQTSGSLPPGRSTGVCFASGETFPDALSGGALCALQNRPMLLLPATGGEGDVLAALDHWNGALSQAELFGGPAALSQTAEDQVAQALSFTEN; from the coding sequence ATGAGTCGTTCCATTGGCTTCGGCCTTGCGCTCGTCGCCGTGCTCGGCACTGGTCTGGGGCCGATCGCTCCGGTGCATGCGGATCCCGCCGCGTCACCCGCGAAGCTGTCGCATGTAAGCCCTCTGTTCCAGCCCTCTCTGACGGTCACAGCGCAGAACGACCACGGCCTGATCGCTGTCACGATGCCCGCAGCCGGCGGCCAATACTCGCTGTCCATGGGCGACGGCACCACGTTGCGCGGCGCCGACAACCAGCCCGAGATCTATTACACCTACCAGGCGAGCGGCCGGTATCTGGTTCAGCTGGCCGACACCGACGCCGGGGGGTCGACGGGTACGGCCGCCGTCTGGGTGGACGTGACTGTCGCGACCGCACCGCCGCTGGCTCACGCCGTGGCCCGGATTTCCGGAGGGGACCGCTACGCGACCGCGATCGCGGTGTCGCGGACGGCGTGGACCGGCGGCTCGGCCAAGGCCGTGGTGCTGGCCCGGGGTGATAAGTACCCTGACGCACTGTCCGGCGTCCCGCTGGCCGCCCATGTCGGCGGTCCGCTGCTGCTGACCGATCCCACGGTGCTGGACACCGCGACCCGCGCCGAGATCGACCGCGTCCTCGGGGGCCCGGCGTCCGGCCGGACGGTATACATCCTCGGAGGCACGGCGGCGATTTCGCCGGGGGTGGAAAAAGGTCTGGTCTCTGCCGGCTATCACGTCGTCCGCTACTCCGGCGCGGACCGGGCCGGAACCGCTCTGGCCGTCGCGCAGCAGGCTTTCACCTCCGCGCCCGGCGCCTTGATCGCCACCGACACCGACTTCGCCGACGCGCTGGCGGCCGGCCCGCTGGCGGCGGCACTCGGCGAACCGATCCTGCTCACCGGCCAGTGGACGATCAGCGACGGTGCCTGGAACTGGCTCCAGCAGCATCCGCGGGTCGGGACGGTCGGCGAACCGGCCCTCGCGGTGATCAGCGAGCGCGCCATGCACGGTTGGGGCAACATCCGCGCCAACGACGGCTTCCAGGGTCCGGACCGCTACACCACCGCGCTCGCCGTCGCGCACGCCATGATCGACCAGACATCCGGCTCGCTGCCGCCGGGCCGGTCCACCGGGGTGTGCTTCGCCTCGGGCGAGACCTTTCCCGATGCCCTGTCGGGCGGCGCGCTTTGCGCTCTGCAGAACAGGCCGATGCTGTTGCTTCCGGCGACCGGCGGCGAGGGCGATGTGCTGGCTGCCCTGGACCACTGGAACGGCGCGCTTTCCCAGGCCGAACTGTTCGGCGGCCCGGCGGCGCTGTCGCAGACCGCCGAAGACCAGGTCGCGCAAGCGCTCAGCTTCACTGAAAACTGA
- a CDS encoding cell wall-binding repeat-containing protein encodes MTRIRLAAPLILSSAALISALMPPLTASAAGTASTPCAPAPVTGTPTGPLTAAVQSDDFPSLSGGLPPTHGPNQPGVFHLSGSGGVSPIVCFQYSVPETGVSNATISADASGRANLTLALPYAGLASVTVSAVDAAGNVSAPVTYSFNVLSAVPTKLSAQIEIGGSSDGTVTGVVTASGPNPVLNYHVDFGDGTTVNQASPAFRHVYRSTWWYQIVVTVTDSSGATTTATALNVRTTVPSTMQRVSGTTRYDTSTAVSRRLWADAADDQTDRLAAHTVVLASGATFPDALAGIPLASYKQGPLLLTEPQQLTDTTRQEIHRVLPKGGTVYVLGGQNAVSPDVAATLSGDGYHVIRYGGKTRYETALIIAKQGLDNPAHVVIATGTDYPDALAAGPAATGRLSSGGKPAAILLSDGATFNDAATAAYIRSKLVRYQTGMPNVTAIGWSSTLAGLAMIGVPDYIIDSTIKPGTPAKSGGDSWGTDIGTLYFIAGADRYTTAEGVAIEDTGPDCCAPDDPFVGYASGNGFADALTGGAALATLHGRLFLTAPNYVPTATTAIFPGPPDQVKGTTYTGTVFGGTQAVSQGVEDRLAQVLEAKEQ; translated from the coding sequence ATGACCCGCATCCGTCTGGCCGCTCCGCTGATCTTGAGTTCGGCCGCATTAATCAGCGCTCTGATGCCGCCGCTGACCGCCTCCGCCGCCGGGACCGCGTCGACGCCCTGCGCCCCCGCGCCGGTCACCGGCACGCCCACCGGCCCGCTGACCGCCGCGGTGCAATCCGACGACTTCCCGTCGCTTTCCGGCGGCCTGCCCCCGACGCACGGCCCGAACCAGCCGGGCGTCTTCCACCTGTCCGGCTCCGGCGGGGTCTCGCCGATCGTGTGCTTCCAGTACAGCGTCCCGGAGACCGGCGTCAGCAACGCCACGATCAGCGCCGACGCCTCCGGCCGCGCCAACCTGACATTGGCGCTGCCGTATGCGGGCCTGGCGTCGGTCACGGTCAGCGCCGTCGACGCGGCCGGGAACGTCTCGGCACCGGTGACCTACTCGTTCAACGTCCTGTCCGCGGTCCCGACGAAATTGTCCGCGCAGATCGAGATCGGCGGATCGTCCGACGGCACGGTCACCGGGGTGGTCACCGCCTCCGGTCCGAATCCGGTCCTGAACTATCACGTCGACTTCGGCGACGGGACCACGGTCAACCAGGCCTCGCCGGCCTTCCGACACGTCTACCGCTCCACCTGGTGGTACCAGATCGTGGTCACGGTGACCGACTCCTCGGGAGCGACGACCACCGCCACGGCGCTCAACGTCCGCACGACGGTTCCGAGCACGATGCAGCGGGTCTCCGGGACCACCCGCTACGACACGAGCACCGCGGTGTCGCGGCGGTTGTGGGCCGACGCAGCCGACGACCAGACCGACCGACTCGCCGCGCACACGGTCGTCCTGGCCAGCGGCGCCACCTTCCCCGACGCGCTGGCCGGAATACCGCTGGCTTCGTACAAGCAGGGTCCGTTGCTGCTGACCGAACCGCAGCAGCTGACCGACACCACGCGTCAGGAGATCCACCGTGTCCTCCCGAAGGGCGGCACTGTGTACGTGCTCGGCGGTCAGAACGCAGTCTCCCCGGACGTGGCAGCGACGCTGTCCGGCGACGGGTACCACGTGATCCGCTATGGCGGGAAGACGCGCTATGAGACCGCGCTGATCATCGCCAAGCAGGGCTTGGACAACCCCGCGCACGTCGTCATCGCCACCGGCACCGACTACCCGGACGCCCTGGCCGCCGGGCCGGCAGCCACCGGGCGGCTGTCCTCAGGCGGCAAACCGGCCGCGATCCTGCTGAGCGACGGCGCCACTTTCAACGACGCGGCCACCGCGGCGTACATCCGCAGCAAGCTGGTGCGCTACCAGACCGGCATGCCGAACGTGACGGCGATCGGCTGGTCGTCGACGCTGGCCGGGCTGGCGATGATCGGCGTGCCGGACTACATCATCGACTCAACGATCAAGCCGGGCACCCCGGCCAAGTCCGGCGGCGACAGCTGGGGCACGGACATCGGGACCCTCTACTTCATCGCCGGAGCCGACCGCTATACGACCGCCGAGGGCGTCGCCATCGAGGACACCGGCCCGGACTGCTGTGCTCCGGACGACCCGTTCGTCGGCTACGCGTCGGGCAACGGCTTCGCCGACGCGTTGACCGGAGGAGCGGCATTGGCGACACTGCACGGTCGGCTGTTCCTCACAGCTCCGAACTATGTGCCGACCGCGACGACCGCGATTTTCCCGGGACCGCCCGACCAGGTGAAGGGCACCACCTACACCGGGACCGTCTTCGGCGGCACTCAGGCCGTTTCGCAAGGAGTCGAGGATCGGCTGGCTCAGGTGCTGGAGGCCAAGGAGCAGTGA
- a CDS encoding transposase, with amino-acid sequence MLVLVHDAPKSGASPHLQVNGVSASGDRFGHGVQWFAAASAQPTLDFYGVGCHTCPAKTACTTARYRGLTLHPREQQETLVRRRAEQDSAEWKTRYNIRAGIEATISQAVRHCDARHTRYRGLPKVRLEQVLIATAIDLCRLDAWWTGTPLGPTRTTHYAHLELALTAQQHR; translated from the coding sequence ATGCTAGTGCTCGTTCATGATGCCCCCAAGTCGGGCGCGTCTCCGCACCTCCAGGTCAACGGCGTCAGCGCTTCCGGTGATCGATTCGGGCACGGGGTGCAGTGGTTCGCGGCGGCCAGTGCCCAACCAACGCTCGACTTCTACGGCGTCGGCTGCCACACCTGCCCAGCCAAGACCGCCTGCACCACCGCCCGCTACCGAGGCCTCACACTGCACCCGCGCGAGCAGCAAGAGACGCTTGTCCGCCGCCGCGCCGAGCAGGACAGCGCCGAATGGAAAACCCGCTACAACATCCGGGCCGGCATCGAGGCGACAATCTCCCAAGCCGTGCGCCACTGCGACGCCCGACACACCCGCTACCGCGGCCTACCCAAGGTCCGACTGGAACAGGTCCTGATCGCAACCGCCATCGACCTGTGCCGACTAGACGCATGGTGGACCGGAACCCCCCTCGGCCCCACCAGAACCACCCACTACGCACACCTCGAACTAGCACTCACCGCACAACAACACCGATAA
- a CDS encoding RyR domain-containing protein, whose protein sequence is MADRLRYQLPARPTTTLRWVFFVLAVVSLVFGYVGLHAYILQQKPHPQYSHAPGDLIYFDIELFLVQSTPIAAGGPYPFLLAVARFSAPLVSAYTIVEIALGLSAHRIHGVRMRRYRGHAVVCGSSRTATVLAERLRRDRRRVVTIEPGTDDRRRADVVIGDPALPARLREAGVERAAVVYSCLDDSHRNVEVAGTIERIRAHTDRPGRADRPGHVGRPGRRGPVRVHAMVKDLDLCLALKARHWSTAGGDGPYVDFYNPDELAAQDVVRSDDRLFTHDPPRVAIAGTGAFGRAVLVELGRQWLVRRKQSSASLQVKVIGEQALKEVAAVAARYSFLDEVCMVQTRTGTPAEFLTELTRLDTPRLHRLYLCQEDEGQALGTALAAVAHLSSALEVIVVRLDRMSGMARAFDHGTGAGALFDGLDGRLRIVDVAQVGGDPAVIGFDLAEALARTSHQRYLLERLASGKPLGSAPAMTPWETLDEDLRAASRALAGDVGRKAAALGGLLVPRSASGQDFAFQPGEIEALARREHDRWQAERTGRGWRYGPRRDPVAKRHPDLNSWAQLPESERERDREVVRAMPSVLAEVGLAIVRVGPSEFTAEELAA, encoded by the coding sequence ATGGCAGACCGGCTCCGCTATCAGCTGCCGGCCCGGCCCACCACCACGCTCCGCTGGGTTTTCTTCGTACTCGCGGTCGTCAGCCTGGTGTTCGGCTACGTCGGCCTGCATGCCTACATCCTGCAGCAGAAACCCCATCCGCAGTACAGCCATGCGCCAGGCGACCTCATCTACTTCGACATCGAGCTCTTCCTTGTGCAGTCCACGCCGATCGCGGCCGGCGGTCCGTACCCGTTCCTGCTGGCGGTGGCCCGTTTCTCGGCGCCACTGGTGAGCGCTTACACGATCGTGGAGATCGCGCTTGGGCTGTCGGCGCATCGGATCCACGGGGTCCGGATGCGGCGGTATCGCGGACACGCCGTGGTCTGTGGCTCGTCGCGGACGGCGACCGTGCTCGCCGAGCGGCTTCGGCGGGACCGCCGCCGGGTGGTGACCATCGAGCCTGGCACCGACGATCGACGGCGCGCCGACGTGGTCATCGGCGACCCGGCGCTGCCAGCCCGGCTGCGCGAGGCGGGTGTCGAGCGCGCGGCAGTGGTCTACAGCTGCCTGGACGACAGCCACCGCAACGTCGAGGTGGCTGGGACGATCGAGCGGATCCGGGCCCACACGGACCGCCCGGGACGTGCAGACCGACCCGGACACGTGGGACGTCCGGGACGACGCGGCCCGGTGCGAGTGCACGCGATGGTGAAGGACCTCGACCTGTGTCTGGCCCTGAAAGCGCGCCACTGGAGCACCGCCGGCGGCGACGGTCCGTACGTCGATTTCTACAACCCCGACGAGTTGGCCGCGCAGGACGTCGTCCGCTCTGACGACCGGCTGTTCACCCACGATCCACCCCGCGTGGCCATCGCCGGCACCGGAGCCTTCGGCCGGGCGGTACTGGTGGAACTGGGCAGGCAGTGGCTGGTCCGCCGCAAGCAGTCGTCGGCATCACTGCAGGTGAAGGTGATCGGGGAGCAGGCACTCAAGGAGGTCGCCGCCGTCGCGGCCCGCTACTCGTTCCTCGACGAGGTCTGCATGGTGCAGACCCGCACGGGGACTCCGGCGGAGTTCCTGACCGAGCTCACCCGCCTCGACACGCCCCGCCTGCACCGCCTCTACCTCTGCCAGGAGGACGAAGGCCAGGCCCTCGGCACCGCGCTCGCCGCCGTCGCGCACCTGTCGTCCGCATTGGAGGTGATCGTGGTGCGGCTGGACCGGATGTCCGGCATGGCCCGCGCCTTCGACCACGGCACCGGGGCCGGAGCTCTGTTCGACGGCCTGGACGGCCGGCTCCGCATCGTCGACGTCGCCCAGGTCGGCGGCGACCCGGCCGTCATCGGCTTCGACTTGGCCGAGGCCTTGGCGAGGACCAGCCACCAGCGCTACTTGCTGGAACGGCTGGCCAGCGGCAAGCCGCTGGGCAGCGCGCCGGCCATGACCCCGTGGGAGACCCTGGACGAGGACCTGCGGGCGGCATCCCGGGCGCTGGCCGGCGACGTCGGCCGCAAGGCGGCCGCCCTGGGCGGCCTGCTGGTCCCCCGGAGCGCCTCCGGCCAGGACTTCGCCTTCCAACCCGGCGAGATCGAGGCACTGGCCCGCCGCGAGCACGACCGCTGGCAGGCCGAGCGGACCGGCCGCGGCTGGCGCTACGGACCGCGCCGGGACCCCGTCGCGAAAAGGCATCCGGACCTGAACTCTTGGGCGCAGCTGCCGGAGTCGGAGCGGGAGCGCGACCGGGAGGTGGTTCGGGCCATGCCCTCGGTGCTGGCCGAGGTCGGGCTGGCGATCGTGCGGGTCGGGCCATCGGAGTTCACGGCCGAGGAACTCGCGGCGTGA
- the fxsA gene encoding FxSxx-COOH cyclophane-containing RiPP peptide codes for MLHPKNDAKPGQATAVTDSRDTPLGRVSESAASTLFRIVRACDEPLTPPVAAFDASL; via the coding sequence ATGTTGCACCCTAAGAACGATGCCAAGCCCGGCCAAGCAACAGCCGTGACCGATAGCCGCGACACGCCCCTGGGCCGAGTCTCCGAGAGCGCAGCGAGTACCTTGTTCCGAATTGTGCGGGCCTGTGACGAGCCGCTGACGCCGCCCGTGGCCGCGTTCGACGCCTCGCTGTAG
- a CDS encoding FxsB family cyclophane-forming radical SAM/SPASM peptide maturase, with protein MSEQIVFPFRQFILKVHSRCDLACNHCYMYEGADQSWQARPKVMSLETAERIGGRIADHARRHGVDSVRLILHGGEPLLAGTEQLEGIILRLRKVLDGITADIRVHTNAVRLDARFLDLFVKHDVRVGVSLDGDRLANDRHRLYSDGRTSHPQVRAALALLRRPEYEHLYSGILCTVDIANDAIAVYEALLAEKPPRIGLLLPHATWDIPPPRPLDPGTGAPSATAYADWLITIFDRWRADGRPMGIRIFDSVSSTLHGGPPLSEALGLAPSDLVVIETDGEIEQLDSLKVAFDGAPKTGLTVADDDLDLALAHPGMRARQSGLAGLSEQCRSCEVVESCGGGLFPHRYQSDSGFDNPSVYCEDLKKLILHIAQSDRRRADHGRDSVTRHRIADAQLAELASGFGDAAAVTALMDVQASIARGLLATVAEQLAMRESPARTAWNALIELDRAQPTALAAVLAQPYFRTWAHRVLSAGVRDHDAHRLSALTLAVAVHAGSELELTLHAEQGAIHLPWLGTLRVPGPSSYVRVATTAPNRLLIGTGPDRFAVTLDDETPAGLWEPIRTLHSEGFAILLDDGDPERDCYGWPATSRLSAADHDRWQQSFDAAWRLILADHPGYAPGLAAGLSTVTPLRPAPAGRAKSATARQAPGAVGAALPDAPELLALLLLHEFQHVKLGAVLDAYDLYDESDRRRYYAPWRDDARPIEGLLQGTYAHLAVTDFWRVQRLRAVGEAAETAEVNFARWRLHTAEAIEVLAASGSLTELGQQFTDSMRATVAPWLDEPVSSQAGQAARSSAERHLAAYLRRAGHASDV; from the coding sequence GTGTCCGAGCAGATCGTATTTCCCTTCCGGCAGTTCATCCTGAAGGTCCATAGCCGCTGTGACCTGGCATGTAACCACTGTTACATGTACGAGGGCGCAGACCAGTCCTGGCAGGCGCGGCCCAAGGTGATGAGCCTGGAGACCGCGGAGCGGATCGGCGGCCGGATCGCCGACCACGCCCGGCGCCACGGCGTGGATTCGGTCCGGCTGATCCTGCACGGCGGAGAGCCCCTGCTTGCGGGCACCGAGCAGCTCGAAGGTATTATCCTCCGCCTGCGTAAAGTGCTGGACGGGATCACCGCAGATATCCGCGTCCACACCAATGCCGTCCGGCTGGACGCGAGATTCCTTGATCTTTTCGTCAAGCATGACGTGCGGGTAGGTGTTTCCCTTGATGGCGACCGGCTTGCGAATGATCGCCACCGCCTCTACTCCGACGGCCGCACCAGCCATCCGCAAGTACGCGCAGCCTTGGCGCTTTTACGCCGCCCCGAGTATGAGCACCTCTATTCAGGGATCTTGTGCACCGTGGACATCGCCAATGATGCCATCGCGGTGTATGAGGCATTGCTGGCCGAGAAGCCGCCGCGCATCGGATTGCTCCTGCCGCACGCCACCTGGGATATTCCGCCGCCGCGGCCGCTGGACCCGGGTACCGGCGCCCCGAGCGCCACCGCTTATGCCGACTGGCTGATCACGATCTTCGACCGGTGGCGGGCCGACGGACGCCCGATGGGTATCCGCATCTTCGACTCGGTGTCGTCCACCTTGCACGGCGGACCGCCGCTTTCTGAAGCCTTGGGGCTGGCGCCGAGCGATCTCGTGGTGATCGAGACCGATGGCGAGATCGAGCAGCTGGACTCCCTCAAAGTCGCCTTCGACGGCGCGCCGAAAACCGGGCTCACCGTTGCCGACGACGATCTCGACCTGGCGCTGGCCCACCCTGGAATGCGGGCACGGCAGTCCGGACTGGCCGGGCTCTCCGAGCAGTGCCGGTCCTGCGAAGTGGTCGAGAGTTGCGGTGGCGGGCTGTTCCCACACCGGTACCAGAGCGATTCAGGCTTCGACAATCCTTCGGTCTACTGCGAGGATCTCAAGAAGCTGATCCTGCACATCGCGCAGAGCGACCGTCGCCGCGCCGACCACGGCCGCGACTCGGTGACCCGGCACCGCATCGCCGACGCCCAACTGGCCGAGCTGGCCTCGGGCTTCGGCGACGCGGCCGCCGTTACCGCGCTGATGGACGTCCAGGCCAGCATCGCCCGTGGTCTGCTGGCGACGGTCGCCGAGCAGCTGGCGATGCGTGAATCGCCGGCCCGCACGGCGTGGAACGCTCTGATCGAGCTCGACCGTGCACAGCCGACGGCGCTGGCCGCGGTGCTCGCCCAGCCCTACTTCCGGACCTGGGCGCACCGCGTCCTGAGCGCGGGAGTCCGGGATCACGACGCCCACCGCTTGAGCGCGCTCACCCTGGCGGTGGCGGTCCACGCCGGTAGTGAGCTGGAGCTCACGCTGCATGCCGAGCAGGGGGCGATCCACCTGCCCTGGCTGGGCACGCTCCGCGTCCCCGGCCCGAGTTCCTACGTCCGGGTGGCGACCACGGCACCGAACCGTCTGCTGATCGGTACCGGACCGGACCGGTTCGCCGTCACGCTCGACGACGAAACTCCTGCAGGTTTGTGGGAGCCCATCAGAACCCTGCACTCCGAAGGCTTCGCGATCCTGCTGGACGACGGCGACCCCGAACGTGACTGCTATGGCTGGCCGGCGACGTCCCGGCTGTCCGCCGCCGATCACGACCGCTGGCAGCAGTCGTTCGACGCGGCCTGGCGGTTGATCCTCGCCGATCACCCCGGCTACGCTCCCGGCCTAGCTGCCGGGCTGTCCACCGTCACGCCCTTGAGGCCGGCGCCTGCCGGCCGGGCGAAAAGCGCCACCGCACGACAAGCGCCCGGCGCAGTGGGCGCCGCGCTCCCGGACGCGCCCGAACTGCTCGCGCTCTTGCTGCTGCACGAGTTCCAGCATGTCAAACTCGGCGCGGTGCTCGACGCCTACGACCTCTACGACGAGTCCGACCGCCGGAGGTACTATGCGCCGTGGCGGGACGACGCGCGTCCCATCGAGGGACTGTTGCAGGGGACATACGCGCACCTCGCCGTCACCGACTTCTGGCGCGTCCAACGGCTGCGCGCTGTCGGCGAAGCGGCCGAGACGGCGGAAGTGAACTTCGCCAGGTGGCGGCTGCACACCGCCGAGGCGATCGAAGTCCTGGCCGCATCGGGCTCGCTCACCGAGCTCGGCCAGCAGTTTACCGACAGCATGCGGGCGACCGTCGCTCCATGGCTGGACGAGCCGGTCAGCTCGCAGGCAGGGCAGGCGGCCCGCAGCTCCGCCGAACGGCACCTTGCGGCCTATCTCCGCCGTGCCGGCCACGCTTCTGATGTCTGA
- a CDS encoding aminoglycoside N(3)-acetyltransferase, translated as MSDSLEATHHAPIVRSRQQPCSRQQLAEDLVRLGLQSGTDALINSSLRAIGPVDGGAATVLAALRAVLGPRATVVVPSQTPANSATSSAHREAVAGMTAVEIAGYRERFPPFDPARTPSAGMGAFAEHVRLQPGACRSGHPTSSFAALGPAAERITALHPLHSHLGPESPLGALAESGAQVLLLGVGFAKCTAFHLAEYRVRPETRTYSSKLADLSRPGGGGRWIEYRAIRLDASDFDRLGADLAASRSWVRNGTVGAAPSACFPLASAVRFAEQWLSEHRPG; from the coding sequence ATGTCTGATTCCCTGGAAGCCACGCATCACGCGCCGATCGTGCGATCCCGACAGCAGCCGTGTTCCCGGCAGCAGCTCGCCGAGGACCTCGTCCGCCTCGGACTCCAGAGCGGCACGGACGCCCTTATCAACTCCTCGCTGCGGGCGATCGGCCCGGTGGACGGCGGAGCGGCCACGGTCCTCGCGGCCTTACGCGCGGTGCTCGGCCCCCGGGCGACCGTCGTCGTACCCTCGCAGACGCCCGCCAACTCCGCCACGTCCAGCGCGCACCGCGAGGCGGTGGCCGGCATGACGGCGGTGGAGATCGCCGGGTACCGGGAACGCTTTCCCCCCTTCGACCCGGCCCGCACCCCGTCAGCGGGCATGGGGGCGTTCGCCGAACACGTCCGGCTTCAGCCCGGAGCGTGCCGCAGCGGCCATCCGACGAGTTCGTTCGCCGCGCTCGGCCCGGCCGCCGAGCGCATCACGGCCCTGCATCCGCTGCACAGCCACCTCGGGCCCGAGTCGCCGCTGGGAGCGCTGGCCGAATCCGGGGCTCAGGTGCTGTTGCTGGGCGTGGGCTTCGCCAAGTGCACGGCGTTCCACCTGGCAGAGTACCGCGTGCGCCCCGAGACCCGGACGTACTCCAGCAAGCTGGCCGACCTCAGCCGGCCCGGAGGCGGCGGCCGCTGGATCGAGTACCGGGCGATCCGGCTCGACGCTTCCGACTTCGACCGGCTCGGCGCTGACCTGGCCGCCTCCCGGTCCTGGGTACGCAACGGCACGGTCGGCGCGGCGCCCTCGGCGTGCTTCCCCCTGGCCTCAGCGGTTCGGTTCGCGGAACAGTGGCTTTCGGAGCACCGACCCGGCTGA
- a CDS encoding TIR-like protein FxsC yields the protein MSPSGPGEAESPRYSEYGSCFFLSYAHTPRVFDDGPDLNYWVRQFFRDLCNELVSCDPTTWHRPTGPPGFMDDAIPEGALWRRVLARELATCRVFVPLYHRSYFSSVNCGKEWAVFRARQMAQLAQTGVPNEAILPVVWKPPRSEDLPEFASALQMSRLSVSDAYFERGLYELIRLDRDREYTNVVLRFAEWLDETARTCAPPLGPLADYELVRPLFPTDDSGKGADRRFRITVAAPDEKSAPPGRSRDYYGPQPEDWRPYYPDSTVPLARRAEDVARGLGYTPVVSALTRHSPEMRPRPRNPAAGAGAIPDAPGVLLVDPWIAHTPDSGSVAEVDRCHKDWIRVLVPWSGTDRQTAEQAATLRSLLEGVMPWSMEEWHRTASAATRELASVADFGHAMPDVMERAWRRYLRAVRPAGSGGREFPSRPRLRDGPDADADADGDAGASTDDGTED from the coding sequence ATGAGCCCGTCGGGCCCCGGGGAAGCGGAATCGCCGCGGTACTCCGAATACGGCTCCTGCTTCTTCCTGAGCTACGCGCACACCCCGCGCGTCTTCGACGACGGCCCCGACCTCAACTACTGGGTCCGCCAGTTCTTCCGCGACCTGTGCAACGAGCTCGTGAGCTGCGATCCGACCACCTGGCATCGGCCGACCGGGCCGCCGGGCTTCATGGACGACGCCATCCCCGAGGGCGCCCTGTGGCGCCGGGTCCTGGCCCGGGAACTCGCCACCTGCCGCGTGTTCGTGCCCTTGTACCATCGCTCCTACTTCTCCAGCGTCAACTGTGGCAAGGAATGGGCGGTCTTCCGCGCCCGGCAGATGGCGCAATTGGCCCAGACCGGCGTGCCGAACGAGGCGATCCTGCCGGTGGTCTGGAAGCCGCCGCGATCGGAGGATCTGCCGGAGTTCGCCTCGGCGCTGCAGATGTCCCGGCTGAGCGTCAGCGACGCCTACTTCGAGCGCGGTCTGTACGAGCTGATCCGGCTGGACCGCGACCGTGAGTACACCAACGTCGTACTGCGGTTCGCCGAGTGGCTGGACGAGACGGCCCGCACCTGCGCACCGCCGCTCGGCCCGCTGGCCGACTACGAGCTGGTCCGGCCGTTGTTCCCGACCGACGACAGCGGGAAGGGCGCCGACCGCCGGTTCCGGATCACCGTCGCCGCCCCCGATGAGAAGAGCGCGCCCCCGGGCCGCAGCCGTGACTACTACGGGCCGCAGCCCGAGGACTGGCGCCCGTATTACCCCGACTCCACCGTGCCGTTGGCCCGGCGGGCCGAGGACGTGGCCCGCGGCCTGGGCTACACCCCGGTCGTCAGTGCCCTGACCCGCCACTCCCCGGAGATGCGGCCGCGTCCGAGAAACCCGGCGGCGGGCGCGGGAGCCATCCCGGACGCGCCAGGTGTGCTGCTCGTAGACCCGTGGATCGCGCACACCCCGGACTCCGGCAGCGTCGCCGAGGTCGACCGGTGCCACAAGGACTGGATCCGGGTGCTGGTGCCATGGAGCGGAACCGACCGGCAGACTGCCGAGCAGGCCGCCACATTGCGGTCGCTCCTGGAGGGTGTGATGCCGTGGAGCATGGAGGAGTGGCACCGTACGGCCTCGGCCGCCACCCGCGAGCTGGCGAGCGTCGCGGACTTCGGCCACGCGATGCCCGATGTGATGGAGCGCGCCTGGCGGCGCTATCTGCGGGCGGTCCGGCCGGCCGGGTCCGGCGGGCGCGAGTTCCCGTCGCGGCCACGCCTGCGGGACGGTCCTGACGCTGACGCTGACGCTGACGGGGACGCGGGAGCGAGCACAGACGACGGTACCGAGGACTGA